TACGGGCGCTCACGAGCCGACCGGGGTGGCGGGGGACCGCTCGTTCGTCATCCCCTCGTCCCGCCGGGCGGTCAACCGGCTTTCACGGCAGCTCCGACTCGTCCTCCTCGCGGACGGCCTGCTCCTCGGCGCTGTAGACGCCGCGGTCGAACCCCGTGTCCTCGGCGATGAGCGTGCCTTCGTGGTCCTCGCGCACCCCCTCGTCCTCGGAGACGAGGCGCTCGGAGCGGGGATCGGTCTCGGCCGCGTCCACCGGGTCGGGGGACTGCTCTTCGACGTCGGGCTGTTCCCGCGACAGCGCGGTGTCCAAGGGCTCCCCGGCCTCCCGCTCGGTGCCGGTGGTCCCGAACTCGTCCATCGCGACCGGTTCCTCCTGCGGCAGCGGAC
This sequence is a window from Spinactinospora alkalitolerans. Protein-coding genes within it:
- a CDS encoding DUF5709 domain-containing protein — translated: MSENRPENRVDPINDQASDWEEVGLPAQEDSTEDSPLPQEEPVAMDEFGTTGTEREAGEPLDTALSREQPDVEEQSPDPVDAAETDPRSERLVSEDEGVREDHEGTLIAEDTGFDRGVYSAEEQAVREEDESELP